In the Populus nigra chromosome 2, ddPopNigr1.1, whole genome shotgun sequence genome, CTTATTATTCTTTGATTTAGGGTTTAGTTTTATGTTgctgcattttattttaactgTCTTTGGAGATTGAGAACtgataggttaatttttttctctttgaaggTTTCTTTCTCCCTCTCCAATTTGATGGAGGACCTGGAGTCTTGGatgtttttatagatttttagaAACTTTTAAACGCAGCGTTTTCTAGTCGTCCCCGCACTGCGAGCCAAGGAGATACGTCTTTTGGATATTGTTTGTCAAATGTCAGAAGTTGATATGGCTGTTATTAAACCTGAGGTTTGTCTCCTTTtgcttttcttattatttttaatttcttaaaagaatttcaacattctaattaaatttctgcttttattagttttatctGCACTTGTTCTCTGCCATTTATGGAGAAAATATCTGTTTTATAATGTGCAATTATCTCTTTCCACTAGGACGGCATATGGTTTGGTTTGAGTTGACTGGTTATCAGTCGTGGAATGTAGGCCTTAACTGTCCATGTAGATGTAAATTGTATGTTCTCTTTTGGCAGCAACATATTCTTGGAATGATGGTAGTAAATTTTGCATGATCAATGCTGAATTGGTGAATACCAACTcatttcattgcttttttaagCTTTTGCAACTAATATTATTCAAGTTAGAAACAAGAGAGTTAAAGCATTGTGTATTTTCTAAGCCCTTTCTATAACAGAAGATTTTATATTGTTGATCCACGATCTCTTGTTTATTCGAGCTTCTTCTTGAAGTCCCTGTTTTATTGTGGGGCTCTATTCTGTGTTATAATGAGGAATTATTCAAAAGACTCAAACCATGCTGCTATCTGTTGTCAGATGATGAAATCATATATCTGGATACAGACCACGGATGGTGCAATTCAGCAAGTGGAACAAGAAGTTGCCATGTTTTGCCCTATGATATGTCAGGAAGTAATACAAAAGGGAATGGGATCCTCTAAGAATTGTGCTATATCTCTACCTCAACGAGTCAGTCCTGCCATGCTTAGCCTAATTCTTGATTACTGTAGATTTCATCAAGTTGCTGGCCGCTCTAACAAGGTTTCTTCACATTTCTGGCATCTCATATGCTGTTTGTTGGCTTTACATTTGTTTCTTGCTCTCAGTAGTTGATGTCAGAAGTACATGTTAAATGGGAAAACTTGAACCGATCATTTACATGTCCAGGGAGCTGCTAGTTCATAAAAGTTCTAGAAGATGAAATAGCATAGGTGTAGCACAACTTACCCTAGTCTGTTGTGTTTTTCTTGTGTGTAGGAACGCAAGTCTTTTGATGAGAAGTTTGTTCGAATGGACACAAAGAGGCTTTGTGAGTTGACTTCTGCTGCTGACAGCCTCCAGTTAAAGCCTTTGGTTGATCTTACTAGTCGCGCACTTGCTCGAATCATTGAAGGGAAAACCCCTGAGGAGATACGTGAGATATTTCATTTGCCTGATGATCTAACAGAGGTGTCTGGTACTTGTGAGAACTGTGTGTAGCATGACTTTTTCATACACGCTGTGATTTTAACTTTGGTCCCACTGATTTAGGAAGAGAAGCTAGAGCCTTTGAAGAACACAACTGATGATCCACGGATCCGACTTTTAAATCGGTTGTATGCAAAGAAGAGGAAAGaactaaaagagagagagaaactaaAGGTTTTCTTTTCTGTCCAAACTTTCTCCTTCGAGTATTGATACTTTCATCAGTCTTAATCCTAATCAAACTGCTAGTTGTGGATTGTGATTGGGTTGGGCCTTCCATTGCAGGATGTTGATGCTGAAGAGGAGCATGTGGATGACCGCTCAGTTGATGACctcttgtcttttatcaatGGAGGAGATGGAGGTATGCTCAAGTTTTGTTCTACTGTAACTTGTCTTTCTCCTGATTCCTAAACCATTTTCTATCTTCATGATGTAAATGCTGAGGTTTGATAATATAATCCCAAACCTGCCAGTGAATATGACAATGCCATATCATAGAGTATAAAAACTAGGAAATATCTGTTTGTAGTTTGTACGGCattacttgaaaagaaaataagtagaATGGATGTTTCAATCTAGAAATTTGTTCTTTCAACTCCTATTTGGAATAGAATGAGTAGAGACTTCTAGGTTCAAGAAAATCAGGGCAagaaattttatgttctccaatgaTTGTTTCATTTTTGTTAGTGGTGTCTGATTTGGATGATAACAAATGCAAAGAGGAGTGTGAGAGCTTGGCAGGACTTAAGTAATAAAGATATATGTACTGGTACACCTTGATAGAAATGCACGCAGCTTCTTATTGAACATTTGAGTTTTATGGGATTGGCATTGCTGTAATTTTCTTGGTTGATCATATTCTTAAAGGGACCTGGACTTGATTCTTCATCTGTGTTATTCATATAATTTCTAGTTATTTCTGGATTTTTTGTTGCACAGTATTGGTGTATGGAATTGTACTTTTGTTAAAGATTCAGTATAATCTACCTGATAGTGCAAATAATTTAGTGACTACCAAGCATATATAAAAGCATTTCAAGTTTCAAACGATGAATTGCTGTTGTAAATTTCTTGGTGTGCTTAGATGATCAGAACAATACCTTTGACACATTATTGTATGTCTGTTTTTAGTGACTtttagtctatatatatatatatatatatctatttcATATGCTCTTGAAGGCCTAACTGGGGGCAAGAAATTTTCTTCTCAGATTCTAAAGGGATTAAAACTTccaagaataaaaagaagaacagaaaaagaaaagatctgCAAAAGTGTGCCCCTTCAAATGAAGCCATTGAAACGCCTAAAAAGGTTGGGCCACCTTGTTCCCATCTTCCCATCTTCCCATCCCTTATCTTTTAAAGTAATGGGTTCCAGCAATAGTCAAGCTTCTTTTTTGTCACAATTTCTCAGGAGTCAAACGCTGCTAGTTCTCTATGCCATAATGCCGAGGTCGATCGCGAATTACAGTCCAGTCTTGGTGAGAAATTAAAGTTACAAGATGCGGCAGGTGAAAGTTTTGCACCTACAGTGGAGTTTGATGATGTTGATATTGATGATGAGATAGATCCAGctttaaaagaagaaattgatagGTGAGCTTGGACATggattattaatgtattttataaacTGTAtgctcacacacacacacacacacgtgtgtgtgtgtgtgtgttggtgtatatatatatatatttaatcttaaaaCAGGGTACTCTTTTCCTATTTTGGTAAATAATGTTTgctagtttttccttttttccacATTTTCTACACTTGACCAATTGTGATGTGAAGTTAAAAGATCACCTACTTGTTTGTGTGGTCTGCGTACTGACCATTTCCAGCAGTATTTGTTCATGCCTTCAATAGCATTGTTTAAAAGTAAGATGATGTGATTCATATTTGGTCAATGAGAACTTACCATGGCAATTATTTGGGCATTCAAATTATTTGTATGTATTATATTTTGAAGCTTCTGGATTACATATTGCAGCCTTTAAGTCTTTTGAATATTCCACATGATGTTACTGGTTGAGCTTTCACATATGGTCATTTCCTGTTGATAATACTGTGGATCGGAAAGAATATTACACCCTTCTTTGCACTCTCCTCCATACCATGGTCTTGACCTAATTTTGTTGCATTTGACATGAATATTAGTACTTTCAGGTTTGGTAttccataatatcttttttcccCAGGGAGGTTGAAGATTTTGCTCGAATACTAAATTCAGATTGGCCTGAAAGGATGCAGGAGCTTCTATCTTTGGGTCAAGAGAGGAGACTGACACATTTATCTGTTAATGGCAATGGTGCCTTGAAAGGACATGCAAGTATGCCCTCTTTTCCTTTGTGACTTAAAGTTCCTCTTGCATGTGGTGATTTTGTTCTCTGGAATGTCCTATTCTTTGTGTATTGGTAGTTGCCTACTTTAATGCTAGCATTTGGTTTCTTCCTCTTCCTGTAATTTGATTTGCGGGATCGGAGATTCAAATTGTTAGTTAATGGTATTACCCAAACTGTATTCCATGTGAATTTCCACTCCCACCCATTACATGCATGGTTTGGACCATTTTGTGTTTGCTATATTCCTTAAGAATCTTGTCATTTTAGTCTGCATGATTGGAAAATTGGAAGTTCTTGTCTTGACTTGGTTGTTTTATCCAGTGACATTTGTTCAAGTCTTGCAACAATGTGATTCTTGAAATCTCAATTCACCTGACTTTGTACTTTTTAGTGGGCACCATGAGTTTGTCATCTGAAATCAGAAAAACCAATATGTTTGAGCAGATGTCTGGAACCTAAGGTTTCAGTTGAATAATGAGCTCCCATAGTTTGTTAATGGATAGATAGGATAAAGCATTATCTGTTAAAATGTTTATTAAACAATGCCAGCAGCATTACTTGAACCTTAATCCATTATAGCCACCATGATCATCATGTTCCTCGGTGACTAATTAAATGATTTGTTTGGATGGGGAGGACCAGATCCTGGGCAGAAATGAATATTCCAGTATGGATTCTCTCTCGGACGGCCGATGGCTGGAACAATTTTGACCAGATCCTAATGCAGGTAGCATTGACGGCAACAAAAAGAGGATTGCATTGTCATTGATGTGAATTCACATGTAagtctttttctatttattttttgattctttttttcataaaaggaAAAGTAGAAAGAATTGCCTGTGCTTTTTAGGAGGCAATTTGATTGTAGGGGCAACATTTGTACTTTAAGAGAAGGAATAAAAATGCAAAAGCTGTTCCATGAGCCAGCTCTGCTCAATTGTTATTATCTGGTGTGGGGTGGTTGTGCTGTCTGTTAATGGAAAGAAACTGGCTGTGATGTTATTTGTCAAGGAATAGTGATCATCTTTCCCAGCTGAGAAtcgtcttctctctctctctctcacacacacacactcccgAACTTGAAGAGATATTTTTACCTGTTCAATGATTTGGCAGAAATTCCTCTGCTCAGAATGACATTTTTGATGGTTGTAATTGCTTTAGGCTTTTTTGTGGTGTGCATAGATGATGGACCATAGAGCACAGGTTGATGCGCGCCATGGAGTCTTCTAAGAAGTATTTTTTGTATAGTTGTAGAATAGCAACCACAACGTgggatgggggggggggggggatggaAGATATAGATGATAACAATTTCTGGTCATGACTTGCATCTTTGAACTTTTTAATTCTGGAACACTCATATTAACCGGTAAATGCTGAATCGAGTATCCTAGTGGAAATCATGCtgaaataaaaaggaatgaTTCTGCATGCCGTTTAAATAGGCCAGACTTGCATGTTCTTAAGCCGGGGGTGAGTTTACGCCTCACCAAGTTGTGCTACTCGGGGGGGATAGAGTCGATGCTTGAATAATCGACTCCCAGATTGGCTTCTTGTGATGAAATTAAGTCTATAcgataatataaataacaagACATGTTGGACTAAGCGGAAGTTTAAGAGCGCTGGGAACTAAAGTAGTTCGATTATGCAATATCGGCACGAGATCAGCTGCTAATCTGAGCGGAGATAAAGATCCTTCGCAACTAGTCAAGCTAATTTTACTCACACTTCGGTTCCCAGGCGGTTAATGGCTAAAAACATTACAAGCTCTCCTAAAACTTATACAGGTAACATTTACGAGCTCCTTGTGTATACTAAACTAAAACCAGAACAGCTAGACAtgcttgtattttattattgtgaGCCAGGAGGTTGAAATTGGATGTGCGGGCAGTGCCTTTCAGGTTCTCCCATTGTCCATAATGTTTTGAGATCACCTCGTTGCCTTCCCAACGTCAGAAACGTACCTGCATTCATGATTAAAGAATTAATCTCATGCGAATCATGTAGACAAACAAGAATGGCCACTTAAGGAGGCCATTTCTGTAATTCCCCTATACGAAACAGGCCAatgcttgatttgttttttgtttttggtttttggtgATCTAGACCATTTAAGCATTTTGCTCCATGTTATCCCTTGAACTTCAAATACTCATTCTTGATTGATAAATGTCAATGCTTGATTTAGTCAAGGAAGGGATGAGTTTTGAGCAAATGCTCTGATGGTATTTCGGCTGCTCAGGGTCCCTCCAGTTTCAGCTGGCAATTGCCTAGGGTCCTTCAACTTCAGCTGGCctaaatacattttcaaaccaGGGTGGTGCACTTTTGCATGCAAAGGAAATGCTTACGTGGCCCAAGTGAAAGCTTGCAAAGCAATTGCCACTACTGTTTGCCAAGAGTAATACGGGTAATTTCTGGACCTCCACTTGGAGCGAGGTGATGTAGAAActtattttaaactataaaccTCTCCACTAAAGGGGAATTACCCATGGGCTTCACCCAATGGTTGTGTTGCTGCTGCTTAGTACTTACCAAGGGTGAATGGAACAATGTAAAGCAAAGCTGGCTGGCCATGCCCATCCATCATGTTCAAAGCCAAGTATGTTATTAGGAGACCTGCACATTAACAAATTGTGGATAGTGATGGTGGCGGTcattaattacaaaaacataaaacaccCACAAAGTCAGTCACAAAGcaacattcattttttatatactgCTTCAGAGAAACTTGTTTCCTATAAACCATGCTTAGTTTCAAACTATATGATCCATCCTAGGAGAATTTACACCAACAAATTCTTAACTGGATATTGACCTTGATCTCTTGCAGTAGCCTTAATCTCTGGTGGTATATAGTGCAGAAATATATGAACatcttgtcttttttatttaaggttGCCAAACTATATCACACTACTTGAAACCCCTTCGAAACATGAAAACTGTTTGCAACTGCCTCTATATGTTTCATCATCGCATGATGCAGCTCTTATTAAGCAGTGGTGATGATCCAAGTTTAATGTGGGCAACACATGAATGAGTGTGTAAGAGCTATGGAAATTTtatgttgtctttctttatCTCCTCCTCACAAGTAGAGTTCAATGCATGCTATAATTTCCTAAAATCCTTTTGCACAGGTGGTGAAACATACTTGTATACGGCTCATAGATGCATCCCATTCATAATTTCTATCAGTTGCTTTTAACTACCAGCTTTCCATGCTTGAATAACACATAATGAACTACAATGTTAAAAGTTATCTTATGAACCACAGTGACGTGTCCAGGTCCATCCACTTTAGCTTTTGGCATACCTAAACCATAAGCAGTCATTGCCCACAAGAAGTATCCGGCTCGAAGATTCTTCTTTGCAAGCCAATCATATCTGCAAAATGACCAGCACTACTCAACTTACAAGCAGTTAAAACATCATATCAAATCCCAGTCTGTCAAAACATATCAAAGTAAAAACATCCATAAGTATTATGACGAGAATAGGCCTTGTATAGTTCATGGGCCAAGCATCATAGCCCATTCCACTTTCATCTGGTCAAAATATGGTTTGTTTGACAATAATTTCATGGCCTTACAACTTAAgagggaaaaagagagagagagagaggcaattTCCAATTAAAGAATGAGTGTTTCTACATAATCATGGCTATACCATTCTGAAATCTTATCAATTTCAGGCCTGCTACAGGTAACCAGAAAGGCAGGACAAGAAGGAAGCTGACAACAATGATAGTCACTTCTGGAGAAATGGAATACTTGCATTTTCAAGGGAATTAAGGGACATTGTCATCAGCTGAGTTAGTTATATGGATTAAGATTCAAACCTCAATGAAAAAGCTACAAGCAATCCTGGTAAGATGATGTCACCAAACCCAATTATGCTATAGCCACCCCAAGGATCAAACATCCGTGGGATTTTCAGTAGCATTGGTATACCATCCTCTCCACT is a window encoding:
- the LOC133682394 gene encoding SKP1-like protein 21 isoform X1, which encodes MSEVDMAVIKPEMMKSYIWIQTTDGAIQQVEQEVAMFCPMICQEVIQKGMGSSKNCAISLPQRVSPAMLSLILDYCRFHQVAGRSNKERKSFDEKFVRMDTKRLCELTSAADSLQLKPLVDLTSRALARIIEGKTPEEIREIFHLPDDLTEEEKLEPLKNTTDDPRIRLLNRLYAKKRKELKEREKLKDVDAEEEHVDDRSVDDLLSFINGGDGDSKGIKTSKNKKKNRKRKDLQKCAPSNEAIETPKKESNAASSLCHNAEVDRELQSSLGEKLKLQDAAGESFAPTVEFDDVDIDDEIDPALKEEIDREVEDFARILNSDWPERMQELLSLGQERRLTHLSVNGNGALKGHARPDPGQK
- the LOC133682394 gene encoding SKP1-like protein 21 isoform X2, with protein sequence MSEVDMAVIKPEMMKSYIWIQTTDGAIQQVEQEVAMFCPMICQEVIQKGMGSSKNCAISLPQRVSPAMLSLILDYCRFHQVAGRSNKERKSFDEKFVRMDTKRLCELTSAADSLQLKPLVDLTSRALARIIEGKTPEEIREIFHLPDDLTEEEKLEPLKNTTDDPRIRLLNRLYAKKRKELKEREKLKDVDAEEEHVDDRSVDDLLSFINGGDGDSKGIKTSKNKKKNRKRKDLQKCAPSNEAIETPKKESNAASSLCHNAEVDRELQSSLGEKLKLQDAAGESFAPTVEFDDVDIDDEIDPALKEEIDREVEDFARILNSDWPERMQELLSLGQERRLTHLSVNGNGALKGHANPGQK